The Apis cerana isolate GH-2021 linkage group LG12, AcerK_1.0, whole genome shotgun sequence genome window below encodes:
- the LOC107998368 gene encoding uncharacterized protein LOC107998368 isoform X3, translated as MSNSLDSFLTRIGDVTIERVTPRSGPKPNETVMSTETATNTNMNNIESQTGNDESSEESSSETSDGEHDKKNDTLQSEEIEEIRSEGSGDDMDLDETIDSQIGVRAESERHHSQAEEDDEEPVNILDTLPLEGAPIEGQEVSEADLLGKSISKDTDDEESIGHENDKHEGHSMEEESTESNKRHADSEHSDTVKKKQKKDDGTEGSTSECETKTEKKLANMRRNIREVMDETQLDEATLSAQRQEMERLRRVQEQQRIIREVQRQIAINRQNNKTQTRVISLLQGKQNQAGTTISQSSPSAPVRLPNTVLLKVNSGSGTGSQTTSSIQTNQIQRRSVEGSRWQKGRGVYQGAQTSISRVANRPSGPNMLQQRIRMMTPSVSISPVVPKKEPMDRSEYYSDSEISDIEAEEALREKQIHTVKKVSAGPKSQKTAKGKDVVTISSSSESSDDDCIVLSDPSGGEDTDNEDDPSNSGMHTNDRYNIPDEHGRVLINVGHPETEPDVFLAPQVARIIKPHQIGGIRFLYDNIVESIERFKTSSGFGCILAHSMGLGKTLQVASFCDIFFRCTTSKTVLCIMPINTLQNWLTEFNMWLPYEDPNVPEKHNKSSCIKSESIMELKQEVKDESGNQSDISNMSSMSNISRPISTESAHRFGQESTSQSINIMPENPYIHQGYETHNMLPSYVQDNLLNKNISDSQVHINENYHNDISQNTIYNANANPMSTFDSMKSEVNCHGMQQRSNMPDTKFGVENQNSNNIYSGLENRSQTSIYPNMETRNPNTLYHGVENHHSVSMYPNYDNSTNSFSNYSNRSTQESDQDPRKDCFKNTLSSINSEINVKKEPEETVKKEESTCTTKEETISEEKKEIEKIKTPFIVDAPIGVEVRPRHFRLHILNDSHKTMAARAKIIQDWQIGGGVLLIGYELYRQLSLKKPNKAKRKRGQPFKDTVDVEEEDKNKGLLDEMHTALVNPGPDLVICDEGHRIKNSHASISMALKQMRTKRRIVLTGYPLQNNLLEYWCMVDFVRPNYLGTKSEFCNMFERPIQNGQCIDSTPQDIRLMRYRAHVLHALLEGFVQRRSHSVLQVSLPRKEEYILLVRMTSHQRKLYDTFMNQVVKTRAVPNPLKAFAVCCKIWNHPDILYHFLRKRQANEEDDLDLEETIGEKSTPGGKRSKARQSKGETKKGKKTNTTIKNKPAASVQPNASSSNTENVENDNSHTTPKQNNYSNYPPMPMNNSGYSNSISQNSYPHSYQNYRSNDQNTYYRNDNSHGEYNEFYNNQGSQRYGNQSFQTYTQTPGYNTSQNYSNQSQNYMPNNEQSTNNHSQRYPTAPSNSEFRSDQNQGNNYEVSGMYSRQSYPYQDHGRNYGSNLNPGSNNYSQVPNQSSFQSQMPNQSANMPLPDYSPYTSNQAQNYNSGTNQTNTIYSRNENQSLQNSTLGYSTNQQGQNSTPQTPNVAYLPSQQGQNTTTAQNRGFSPNQQNQNLPLQNSSHTYGGSQSQNISLSNQSHNYPTQVNSNPSSQTSLTFNQQSPTPMPQSQSHPYMTNSSNQASISQNQMRGYPTSTQNQINVPQNSSSYPTGQSASNAPTQTHGYPQDQQGSVANTQSSMHGYSHLVSPSTSQNQSYPSNIQNQTGTSSNANHAYGSNHQGSTSIPPASTHRYNTSQQGQISQSQNQSLSYSQNQQAPTSLNQNDQLYSRPDNQQQTQNYTSTTNTSHEFSTDRQSGGSSTNPTNNYSVNQTSSQNTVLSNYSSDSTHQNQVNQMKGSEDSYWQRNYSQPFQSDQCNDPYYRDVNPNVNRYQNNYFPSQNYQNQSYDYSNNHNSDTNTRTEDAKCQQSSTHIQNSGSSEKNKNNKEMTSSVGVQSQPIHQNNLSTNSNYNSESNCQTSVSRSVQSLNTLHSPRLNQNDLIKEEEKDKEDLLDKDKEDKSDDEVLTKDEEKDSKSSPGGKEDPGIPYDWATELMKGYVPGLIDASAKMTIFFCILEEAIKLGDRVLAFSQSLFTLNLIEDFLARNSLKYPDGQTDAWIKNVNYYRLDGSTSALEREKLINEFNNNPKIHLFLVSTRAGSLGINLVGANRAIVFDASWNPCHDTQAVCRVYRYGQQKPCFVYRLVTDNCLERKIYDRQISKQGMADRVVDQCNPDAHLSLKEATTLSWDWEEDSQVQDFSQTKDSYSDEVMHRVLERHSSLLTKQPFHHESLLVDRKDKKLSQAEKRLARRGYELEKMAANCSRPSYNYVPGNTATRAGGLQIRAIRGGDNSTTSKPVASVRPMQQRGAEGLGSRSVTGSRWIPAEVWQRQGMSAQEMTLPLDVVIPTNSPDKGSIVLKAGQRVMVLKSPKGIYMQLESGKIIAIRTALKLNQQKREEEPKKGVSSMTQRNSKPEVGFPLRNNSAISIIPKSSSSNQTSGRSINKPGNGPNYRPFADKETSKRPKPVATATAKPYMSHVNLTNQVSLSRLPKVKQEPVDHSTLGENSNSSDGQVRTEQRVEEVRLEDVVAEVSSNTDYSPPNHNRVTNSDTDTALQKSSEENNQVYTSDSVTAQGVQTQHDQETELTSKIDKQCSPPIEKEITKTTDTLTNYGHTFQNQQEKRDTSNDEIIIEDPSPVSSQIQIPSQIPSQIPQVSPQVQVSQPISSQIPSQVQSQILSQISPQLPSQISSQISSQLSSQGPPQIPPQASPQVVTQPTSGPLQPLLTQQSTPSTMQIPPTSTLRSAEVPKDITDSTIGSSTTSICTGTNTMTSPKTVEPSMRETSIQSEPPNVPQGYPYAQYPRYYDYSDPRSRSLSTPYGTYFPGVPPHATNPRLPMDSTKTQPDLGKSIEERTMMNVPPAYSQVSNTAKTLANTTETKGAEAMVTTTVATTPTRDEAHIPTAFSHPTSSRYPGPYPPGPYDPYSQHYPPTPGSSATYPPGGAPGYPAYGGPSYNTEYARMYTAFHGPPPPADPYIHRGYAPPSSHPPNYYPPFPHPPPPYPNYSFLSPYPNPNMPSEPQPPAQ; from the exons ATGTCAAATAGTTTGGACAGTTTTTTAACACGTATTGGGGATGTCACTATAGAACGTGTGACTCCTCGTTCAGGCCCTAAGCCTAATGAAACAGTAATGTCAACTGAAACTGcaacaaatacaaatatgaataatatagagTCTCAAACAGGAAATGATGAAAGTTCAGAGGAATCTAGTAGTGAAACATCTGATGGAGAAcatgataagaaaaatgatacgTTACAGTCAgaggaaatagaagaaatacgTTCAGAAGGATCAGGAGACGATATGGATTTAGATGAAACAATTGATTCACAAATTGGTGTACGAGCAGAATCAGAACGGCATCATTCTCAAGCTGAAGAGGATGATGAAGAGCCagttaatatattagatactTTACCATTAGAag GAGCCCCAATTGAGGGTCAAGAAGTATCTGAAGCAGATTTACttggaaaatcaatttctaagGATACAGATGACGAAGAAAGCATAGGACATGAGAATGACAAACATGAAGGTCATTCTATGGAAGAAGAAAGTACAGAAAGTAACAAGAGGCATGCTGATTCAGAACATTCTGATACAGTTAAAAAGAAGCAGAAAAAAGATGATGGAACTGAGGGATCTACATCAGAATGTGAAAcaaaaacagaaaagaaattagCAAATATGAgaagaaatattcgagaaGTTATGGATGAAACTCAACTTGATGAAGCTACTTTATCAGCTCAAAGACAAGAGATGGAGCGTCTTCGGAGAGTACAAGAACAGCAAAGAATAATTCGTGAAGTTCAACGGCAAATAGCAATAAAtagacaaaataataaaacacaaaCAAGAGTAATTAGTCTATTACAAGGTAAACAGAATCAAGCAGGTACTACTATTTCGCAATCATCTCCATCTGCTCCAGTTCGTTTACCAAATACAGTGCTTCTTAAAGTAAATTCTGGATCTGGAACTGGATCTCAAACTACTTCTAGTATACAAACAAATCAAATACAAAGAAGATCAGTAGAAGGATCTCGATGGCAAAAAGGTAGAGGTGTTTATCAAGGAGCACAAACATCAATTTCACGAGTTGCAAATCGTCCTAGTGGCCCTAATATGTTACAACAAAGAATTCGAATGATGACTCCTTCTGTAAGCATATCTCCTGTAGTTCCTAAAAAGGAACCTATGGATAGATCTGAATATTATTCAGATTCTGAAATCTCAGATATAGAAGCTGAAGAAGCTTTACGTGAAAAACAAATACATACTGTTAAAAAAGTATCAGCTGGACCAAAGTCTCAAAAAACAGCTAAAGGCAAAGATGTGGTTACAATATCTAGTTCTAGCGAAAGTTCAGATGATGATTGCATAGTTTTAAGTGATCCAAGTGGTGGAGAAGATACAGACAACGAAGATGATCCATCCAATTCTGGTATGCATACTAATGATAGATATAACATTCCAGATGAACATGGTAGAGTGTTAATAAATGTGGGTCATCCTGAAACAGAGCCTGATGTATTTTTAGCTCCACAGGTAGCACGTATTATTAAACCTCATCAAATTGGTGGTATTCGTTttctttatgataatattgttgaaagtattgaaagatttaaaactAGCTCTGGTTTTGGTTGTATTCTTGCTCATAGTATGGGTTTGGGAAAAACACTTCAAGTTGCTAGTTTctgcgatatttttttccgaTGTACTACTTCTAAAACAGTTTTATGTATTATGCCTATTAATACATTGCAAAATTGGTTAACAGAATTTAATATGTGGTTGCCATACGAAGATCCTAATGTTCCAGAAAAACATAACAAAAGTTCATGTATTAAATCAGAATCTATTATGGAGCTTAAACAAGAAGTTAAAGATGAAAGTGGGAATCAGAgtgatatatcaaatatgtcAAGTATGTCAAATATATCAAGGCCTATTAGTACAGAATCAGCTCATCGTTTTGGACAAGAAAGTACATctcaatctataaatattatgccaGAAAATCCATATATTCATCAAGGATATGAAACGCATAACATGTTACCTAGTTATGTACaagataatttgttaaataaaaatatatcagattCACAAgtacatataaatgaaaattatcataatgatatttcacaaaatacaatatataatgcaaatgCTAATCCAATGTCTACATTTGATTCAATGAAATCAGAAGTAAATTGTCATGGCATGCAACAAAGATCAAATATGCCAGATACGAAATTTGGAGtggaaaatcaaaattctaataatatatattctggtTTAGAAAATCGATCACAAACTTCCATATATCCAAATATGGAAACTCGAAATCCTAATACTTTATATCATGGAGTAGAAAATCATCATTCTGTATCTATGTATcctaattatgataattctaCTAATTCTTTCTCTAATTATTCAAATCGATCAACTCAAGAGTCAGATCAAGATCCAAGAAaagattgttttaaaaatactttatcttctataaattcagaaattaatGTAAAGAAAGAACCAGAAGAAACAgttaaaaaagaggaaagtaCTTGTACAACAAAAGAGGAAACAATAagcgaagagaaaaaagaaattgaaaaaattaaaactccaTTTATTGTAGATGCTCCTATTGGTGTGGAAGTAAGACCACGACATTTTCGTTTGCATATCTTAAATGATTCTCATAAAACCATGGCCGCAAGAgctaaaataattcaagattGGCAAATAGGGGGTGGAGTTTTGTTAATTGGATATGAACTATATAgacaattatctttaaaaaagccaaacaaagcaaaaagaaaacgtgGACAACCTTTCAAAGATACTGTTGATgttgaagaagaagataaaaataaaggattATTAGATGAAATGCATACAGCTTTAGTTAATCCAGGTCCTGATTTAGTTATATGTGATGAAGgtcatagaataaaaaattcccaTGCTAGCATTAGTATGGCTCTGAAACAAATGCGCACAAAACGTAGAATAGTATTAACTGGATATCcattacaaaataatcttttagaaTATTGGTGCATGGTGGATTTTGTAAGACCTAATTATTTGGGAACTAAAagtgaattttgtaatatgtttGAGAGACCAATTCAGAATGGTCAATGTATTGATTCAACACCACAAGATATACGTTTAATGAGATATCGTGCACACGTATTACATGCTTTATTAGAAGGTTTTGTACAAAGAAGATCTCATTCTGTATTACAAGTTTCTTTACCACgtaaagaagaatatattcttcttGTTCGAATGACATCACATCAGcgtaaattatatgatacttTTATGAATCAAGTAGTAAAGACGCGTGCAGTACCTAATCCGCTGAAAGCTTTTGCAGTATGTTGTAAAATTTGGAATCATcctgatattttatatcattttttgcgTAAACGACAAGCAAATGAAGAAGATGATTTAGATTTAGAAGAAACAATTGGTGAAAAATCTACACCTGGAGGTAAACGTTCAAAAGCTCGGCAATCAAAAGGGGAaactaaaaaaggaaaaaaaacaaatacgaCTATAAAAAACAAACCAGCAGCTAGTGTACAACCTAATGCTTCATCATCTAATACTGAAAATGTAGAGAATGATAATTCACATACTACTCCAAAacagaataattattctaattatcctCCTATGCCAATGAATAATTCAGGATATTCAAATTCTATATCACAAAATTCTTATCCTCATAGTTATCAGAATTATAGATCAAATGaccaaaatacatattatagaaATGACAATAGCCATggagaatataatgaattttataataatcaaggATCACAAAGATATGGAAATCAATCATTCCAAACATATACACAAACACCAGGATATAATACAtcacaaaattattctaatcagTCACAAAATTATATGCCAAACAATGAACAATCTACAAATAATCATTCTCAACGATATCCAACTGCTCCTTCCAATTCAGAATTTCGTTCAGATCAGAATCaaggaaataattatgaaGTATCTGGAATGTATTCACGTCAATCTTATCCTTATCAAGATCATGGACGTAATTATGgatcaaatttaaatccaggatctaataattattctcaagTTCCAAATCAATCTTCTTTTCAATCACAAATGCCAAATCAATCTGCAAACATGCCATTACCAGATTATTCTCCATATACATCAAATCAGgctcaaaattataattctggaACAAATCAAACGAATACTATATATTCacgaaatgaaaatcaatCATTACAAAATTCTACATTGGGATATAGTACAAATCAACAAGGACAAAATTCAACACCTCAAACGCCAAATGTTGCATATCTTCCAAGTCAACAAGGACAAAATACAACAACTGCTCAAAATCGTGGCTTTTCTCCAAATCAACAAAATCAGAATCTTCCTTTACAAAATTCTTCTCATACTTATGGTGGTTCACAAtcacaaaatatatcattatctaATCAATCCCACAACTATCCTACTCAAGTAAATTCAAATCCTTCATCACAAACATCACTTACTTTTAATCAACAATCTCCAACTCCTATGCCACAAAGTCAATCTCATCCATATATGACAAATTCATCAAATCAAGCATCAATTTCACAAAATCAAATGCGTGGATATCCTACATCAACTCAGAATCAAATAAATGTACCACAAAATTCATCTTCATATCCTACTGGCCAATCAGCTTCAAATGCTCCCACTCAAACACATGGATATCCTCAAGATCAGCAAGGATCAGTTGCTAATACACAAAGTAGTATGCATGGATATTCACATCTTGTATCTCCATCTACATCACAAAATCAATCTTATCCGTCtaatatacaaaatcaaaCAGGAACCTCATCAAATGCAAATCATGCTTATGGTTCAAATCATCAAGGTTCAACATCAATACCACCAGCTTCAACTCATAGATACAATACTTCTCAACAAGGACAAATTTCACAATCTCAGAATCAATCTCTTTCATATTCTCAAAATCAGCAAGCACCAACTTctttaaatcaaaatgatcAACTATATTCCAGACCAGATAATCAACAACAAACTCAAAATTATACATCAACAACTAATACATCCCATGAATTTTCAACAGATCGTCAAAGTGGAGGTTCATCTACAAATcctacaaataattattcagtAAATCAAACATCATCTCAAAATActgttttatcaaattattcatcAGATAGTACTCATCAAAATCAAGTAAATCAAATGAAAGGTTCAGAGGACTCTTATTGgcaaagaaattattctcaaCCATTTCAATCTGATCAGTGTAATGATCCATATTATCGGGATGTAAATCCTAATGTAAatcgatatcaaaataattattttccatcacaaaattatcaaaatcaatcttatgattatagtaataatcataattcagATACTAATACACGTACAGAGGATGCAAAATGTCAACAATCTTCTActcatattcaaaattcagGATCTTctgaaaagaacaaaaataataaagaaatgacaTCAAGTGTTGGTGTGCAAAGTCAACCAATTCATCAAAATAATCTATctacaaattcaaattataattctgaATCAAATTGTCAAACTTCAGTTTCTAGATCTGTGCAAAGTCTTAATACATTGCATAGTCCTCgattaaatcaaaatgatttaataaaagaagaggaaaaagacaaagaagatttattagataaagataaagaagacAAATCTGATGATGAAGTTCTTacaaaagatgaagaaaaagatagtAAAAGTTCCCCAGGAGGGAAAGAAGATCCTGGAATTCCATATGATtgg GCAACAGAATTAATGAAGGGTTATGTACCAGGATTGATTGATGCTTCTGCGAAAAtgacaattttcttttgtattttggaAGAAGCAATTAAACTTGGTGATCGTGTTTTAGCATTTTCTCAATCATTATTTACATTGAATCtcattgaagattttttagctagaaatagtttaaaatatccTGATGGGCAAACAGATGCTtggattaaaaatgtaaattattatcgtcTGGATGGTAGTACTAGCGctttagaaagagaaaaactcattaatgaatttaataataatccaaaaatTCATCTGTTTCTTGTTTCAACACGTGCTGGTTCACTCGGTATTAATCTTGTTGGCGCTAATCGTGCCATTGTATTTGATGCTTCTTGGAATCCTTGTCATGATACACAAGCTGTTTGTAGAGTATATAGATATGGACAACAGAAACCTTGCTTTGTTTATCGTTTAGTTACTGATAATtgtttagaaagaaaaatatatgatagacAAATTAGTAAGCAAGGAATGGCTGATCGCGTGGTCGATCAATGCAATCCAGATGCTCATCTTTCTTTGAAAGAAGCAACTACATTATCTTGGGATTGGGAAGAAGATAGTCAAGTACAAGATTTTTCTCAAACAAAAGATAGTTATTCTGATGAAGTTATGCATCGTGTACTAGAACGTCATTCTTCATTATTAACAAAACAGCCTTTTCATCATGAAAGCCTTTTGGTcgatagaaaagataaaaaacttAGTCAAGCTGAAAAACGATTAGCTCGTCGTGGTTATGAACTTGAAAAAATGGCAGCCAATTGTTCTAGACCCAGTTATAATTATGTTCCTGGAAATACTGCTACACGGG caGGTGGATTACAAATTCGAGCAATTCGAGGTGGTGATAATAGTACTACTTCTAAACCAGTTGCTTCGGTTAGACCAATGCAGCAACGTGGTGCTGAAGGTTTGGGATCGCGTAGTGTGACAGGAAGTCGTTGGATACCAGCAGAAGTATGGCAAAGACAAGGAATGAGTGCACAAGAAATGACGTTACCGTTAGATGTTGTTATTCCTACGAATTCGCCTGATAAAGGTAGTATTGTATTGAAAGCTGGTCAACGAGTAATGGTGCTAAAAAGTCCAAAAGGCATTTATATGCAATTAGAATCTGGTAAAATTATTGCTATTCGAACTGCTCTTAAATTGAATCAACaaaaacgagaagaagaacCCAAAAAag gTGTATCATCAATGACgcaaagaaattcaaaaccaGAAGTTGGATTTCCATTGAGAAATAATTCAGCCATATCCATAATACCAAAATCATCTTCAAGTAATCAAACAAGTGGGCGTTCGATTAATAAACCAGGAAATGGACCTAATTATAGGCCATTTGCTGATAAGGAAACTTCAAAAAGACCAAAACCTGTTGCTACAGCAACTGCTAAACCTTATATGAGTCATGTTAATTTAACTAATCAAGTTTCTCTATCAAGATTACCAAAAGTAAAACAGGAACCAGTAGATCATTCGACACTcggagaaaattcaaattcttcgGATGGTCAAGTTAGAACCGAACAAAGAGTAGAAGAAGTTAGATTGGAGGATGTAGTTGCGGAAGTAAGTTCAAATACAGATTATAGTCCTCCTAATCATAATCGTGTAACCAATTCAGATACCGATACTGCTCTACAAAAATCATCTGAGGAAAATAATCAAGTATATACTTCGGATTCTGTAACTGCACAAGGTGTTCAAACGCAACATGATCAAGAAACAGAATTAACATCAAAAATAGACAAACAATGTTCTCCTCCAATTGAGAAGGAAATCACAAAAACAACCGATACATTAACAAATTATGGGCATACTTTTCAAAATcaacaagaaaaaagagatacatctaatgatgaaattataattgaagatCCATCGCCGGTATCCTCTCAAATTCAAATACCATCGCAAATACCATCACAAATACCACAAGTATCTCCACAAGTACAAGTATCACAGCCAATATCATCTCAGATACCATCTCAAGTACAATCACAAATATTATCTCAGATATCACCGCAGTTACCGTCACAGATATCATCACAGATATCTTCTCAGTTATCATCACAAGGACCACCACAAATACCACCTCAAGCATCACCACAAGTTGTAACACAACCAACATCTGGTCCACTACAACCGTTGTTAACGCAACAATCTACACCATCGACTATGCAAATACCACCAACATCTACGTTACGAAGTGCAGAAGTTCCTAAAGATATAACAGATTCAACTATTGGCTCCTCTACTACATCTATATGTACTGGAACAAATACTATGACATCTCCGAAAACAGTAGAGCCAAGTATGCGTGAAACTTCTATACAAAGCGAACCTCCTAATGTTCCACAAGGTTACCCTTATGCTCAGTATCCACGATATTATGATTATAGTGATCCTCGATCACGATCATTATCTACTCCTTATGGTACATATTTCCCTGGTGTTCCACCTCATGCAACAAATCCTAGATTACCAATGGATTCTACAAAAACTCAACCAGATTTAGGAAAATCTATAGAAGAAAGGACAATGATGAATGTGCCTCCTGCATATTCACAAGTATCTAATACTGCCAAAACATTAGCAAATACCACAGAAACGAAAGGTGCAGAAGCAATGGTAACTACAACAGTAGCTACTACTCCTACTAGAGATGAAGCGCACATACCCACTGCGTTTAGTCATCCTACGAGTAGTCGTTATCCTGGACCTTATCCACCAGGACCATATGATCCATATTCACAACATTATCCTCCAACACCCGGTTCGTCAGCAACTTATCCACCAGGTG GTGCTCCTGGATATCCAGCATATGGTGGACCAAGTTATAACACGGAATATGCTCGTATGTATACAGCGTTTCATGGTCCTCCTCCACCAGCAGATCCTTATATACATAGAGGTTATGCACCTCCTTCTTCGCATCCACCTAATTATTATCCTCCATTCCCACATCCACCACCTCCTTATCccaattattcctttttatcaCCATATCCAAATCCCAATATGCCTAGCGAGCCACAACCACCTGCTCAGTAG